In the Brachionichthys hirsutus isolate HB-005 chromosome 13, CSIRO-AGI_Bhir_v1, whole genome shotgun sequence genome, CATTGCATGATGGGGATTTATACTTTATTAGCTACACATTTCCTTTTCTGTATACTTTTTAATCggttacatttttatattatgaCAGGTATTCTGTGGATCAGCTGTCAGAAGTTAGATTCCATTAGTTATACCTATGAAATATGAACTTATACCATTAAACAATATAAAGCAGTTAAAGAAGCATTTCCTTTAACAGTAgcgataaaaaaataaaaaaacacacacccccATAAAGAGTTCAATTCTTAATtgtctattttaaaaaaaggaattttTCCACATGTTGCTGGAAAAGAATTACACAGTATAAATGTAGTTCCTGTACATACAGAACATTTTAATAGCGTTTTACCTCTCAGGTGTATTTTCTATTGTATGACTttttcacaacaacaaacaattataataattctaataattaaAACACCATTCATCCTTGGTTACGATGTTTGAAACTCACCATTTcattcagcattttattttggcatttAACTTCCGTCCCAATGTCGATAGAcagctgtaaataaaatgtatacaCATAAATTAAACTGATATTGaagtacaacacaaacaaacggaGTCATTCGTGTTTATTTGTGACTTACACTTTTGAGAGCGGTGACTTTAGCCCGCAGACCTTCCTGTAGATGCTCATTTTCCTCCTCGTACACGCTGTAACCACTAGCAACGTAATTCCCAGAGCTTCCTTCACCTGTAAGAAACAAACGGGGGTGAATCCACCGCTAATAAAACTCTTTAGATCGTGTAATTGGACGTGAAAGCCTGCAAGTGTTCTCTCGTGGAAATGGACGACGTAACCAAACGCGTTCATTCATATTCGTTAGCATGAGCTGGTTAGCTAAATATTAGCAAACATTAGCTAGTGAGCTAAATATTAGCAAACAAGGTAAGAAATGTGCTAAGCTCGGGATAAACGCGTGTTCCTCACCCAAACCGGCGCGCCTCATCTCGAACCACGGAAAATAACTCCggtggtgtttgtttgttaggcGTGCTTTATTAAACCGGAATTTAAATAGCACAGTACGAATGCGTTCTGACTGACTGCGAATATTGGACAGACGTCAGCAAGCGCCACGTCATCATACGGTGGCCGACGAGGACAATCCTTtctgataaaaacaaaatgcaaaacgAGAGACGCGCACCAAAATATTATCCATTTATCATTTCTGTCAGCCTTCTTAGGACActgtattgattgattattttacaaataacatttatgaatatatattacatgaaaaagagttttgaaaataattaatttgaatTTGTTATTCTGTTAGTCGGTGTGTGTGcctttgcatttattattgGCATTATGTCTACTTAGGTTTGTGACTGCCTTCAGGGAAATCTATCTTTAAAGTCGTGCAGATAACCTTTAAATCACAAGACATGatactctctctgtgtgtgtgtgtgagagagagacgtgTGTTAATACTAAATACATGCCAGTGTTAGTATACATGACATTTTCAAAGCAGAATATGCCATCTTAATGCAGGTTGTGTGTCACATTAATAAAAATTTTCACTACAGCAACATCACTGACTTAATCTACCTTTAAAGGGAGAAACATTATTGTAGAAAATTGATATGATTTTCCTTTAAGACAGAGGGGATTGGGTAGACTAGACGAGTCTTCAGGAAAATGCCGATCATTCTTGACACACACATTTTGGTTtgggtagacacacacacattctgaggATTCCCATGAACTTATTTTAGTGTGTGAGAACCAGCCCATTGAGATATTTTATATATGAACAGATTATATGCTCAGACTTCTGAAGGAAAATAAGTAGGCAACCATTTTTAGACTTAATATAATGAGGaacagtttaacattttaacaAACTGACTTTCTCTTTAGGTTCATACTTAATAACGGCATCAACCCTGTTTGGTAATTCTTCTGAAAATTTTAATAGGAAGGGATTACATgtcccaaaatgttttttttttttgagaaaaaGATAATAACCGTGCAATGAGAAGCAATggttcaatctttttttttctacgatAGCCTGAAAGGAGATGCCCCCCAGTCTTAAGTGTTAGCATGCTATTTGGCCAGACAGGACTCTAATTCGCAGAAAATGAAATTTGGTATTCTTTACCTCTCTCTGAAAACTGCCTTCCTGATATCTAGCTGCCCCTGATTGAGGATAATTTCTCCAGAGAATGGAGCAGTGAATGACtcggaggatggaggagaagaaatgGATGAAAATACTCACCGGAGGAAAGATCAAAGTGCTCCTGACAAttggcagcagaaagaaagcaTTTTAATTTCCATACCTAAGATTGCTTTGAAccgcagtttaaaaaaaaaaagatctgttgTCGAAAAATGATCTACTTTATGAAGTTCTACTGTTGTGTGTGAGGATTTAGGTCCTGAATAGATGGCTGTGTTATTGAACAGACCCAAATCAGTTAATGAATTCTTAATTTCCCTGAGGTCGTCTTCCcaagggattaataaagttctctctatctatctaattCATCAGTTAAAGTGTTTTAATGAGAATAAAACTGTGATATTTGGGTTGAGGTGGAAA is a window encoding:
- the bet1 gene encoding BET1 homolog; protein product: MRRAGLGEGSSGNYVASGYSVYEEENEHLQEGLRAKVTALKSLSIDIGTEVKCQNKMLNEMDTDFESSGGLLGATIGRVKQLSRGSQSKLLCYMLLFCFVVFFVLYWFIKLR